TAGGATAAATAAAGGTGGCGTCCAACACACTATCAAGAACAAGTTCAAGTCCGTTTCCTTTCCCCGGCAGAGCGTCGATACCGACAAACATCATTTCCTTTTCCCGTCCCACTTTCTTGGCGGCCTGATAAGCTCCCGGAGCTATACGGTCATTATGAGCATATACGGCATCAATCTTTGGATTACGACGAAGCATACTATCCATTGCTACTTCTGCCGGACCACGCTCCCAGGCAGCATCCGCTTTATCAATCAGCTTGACGTCCGGGAAGTTACTGATGGCAGCCATAAAACCTTGATGCCGTTCCATAGCAGGAGTCGAACCACCTAAGCCGGTGAGCTCCACCACATTTCCTTTTCCTTTCAGGCTGGATGCAATGTAGTTTCCCACCGCACGGCCTATTTCATAATTATCAGCACCGATATATGCGGTATATTTATCAGAAAGAATCTTCCGGTCTACTAAAACAACAGGAATTCCCTTTTGATAGGCTTCTTCCACTATCGGAGTCATGGGAGCTGCTTCATTGGCGGAGATTATCAGTAAATCAACTCCTTTGTCTATAAAATAATGAACATCTTCCGCCTGCCGGCGATTATCATCTCCGGCAGAACGTATCTCTACCGATACCCCGTCATAGAACATCGCTTCACGGAGAATTTCATCATTCATCTTATGTCGCCATGAATCATCGCTACATTGAGCCACCCCAATACGGAAACGGGGAGCATCCTGCCGACAGGCAGCCATTCCTAAAAGACAAAACAATATCACTATCCATTTCGTATATTTCATCGCTTTAATTGTTTTCATTCTTTCGTTTTTCTTTCTGTAATCCAAATTCTTTTCCCTTCGTTATTAGCATTCACTACCGGGAAGTACATCAATTCCACTTTCGCAGGATTCAGCGTATATTTACCGGTAAACCGTGGAAGCAGAGGAATAGTAAACGTATAAGTACCTATCGGTAATTTTTCGCTAAAGATAACAGTTTTCTCTTTAAAATATTCACGATACACTTCGCCACCGGAAAAATTAACAGGTTTTGAAGCATAGCTGCAACCTGCCGGTATAGGAACTTCGAGCATTACATACTGCGCGCCTTCCTGTTTCACTTGCAAGGTAACCGTGAGTGCGACAGGCATACCCGCTACCAAAGAATCCGTCTCCAAAGTCGATTCGACCTTGAATGAATCGCTTTCACGAGCATCCATTACACGCTTCGTCGAATAGACACTATACAATAAAGGCTCATTCCCTGTTTTTGAAATAAGCAGACTCTCTCCTGCTGTCAGTCGGGCTTGATAAGGAAATTCCGTTATTTGTTTGTTGTCCTTACCGCTCACGGATACAGTCGTCCCCATTATTGTGCCTTTCGATTCTTTTAATATATCAGTGAGGATGGTTGCCACGGCAGAAGAAGCCTGATAAGTATTCCAACCACGTTCTTTAGTCCGAAGAATGTATAATTGCATCTTATCTTTCAGCTTATATAAGGAAGAATCATTCTTGATAATCCGGTAAGCAATCAGCGTATTTATCATTTTATTTCCTTCCCAAGACCAGGAAGAAGTGCGCCGCCCATCATCACAATAAACACCGCCCAATATATCTTTTTTCAAATAACGATTTACACTATCGCCTACATTTACTGAATCCACTTGCTGTTTGATTTCCCAAAGAAGCAGCTTTTCTTTCAGATACGAGCGAGGATGATAGTCCTTATATCTGTTCGCCAATGAATCCTCCTTTTGCTCCTGTTGCCGGACGAACGGTTGCAACAATTTGACAGCCGAGGAATAATCCGCCTGAACTCCCCATTCATACAATGCATGAAGGATTTCTATATCATCCAGTTTCATCCCCCGATAAGGACGCACATGGGCATAATTTACTTCCAACCCGTTCAGATTCAAGTCTACCGCATAGCCTGCATCTTTCGCTAATTTCAAAGCCCGCAGGATATGTGCCGACATCCAGTAAGAAGTATTTTCCATATTTCCCCACCACGACCATAGCTTCTGCTTATTCTGGTTGTTCACCAACTTGCGGACAATAGATTTGATTGTCTTATCCACTTTTCCCGGTTCGCCCTTATTTTGCATAAACTTTTGATAAGCCAGCAAACCCATCAACTTGGAAGCCAGTTGCTCATTACACAAATATCTGTATCCGTTCAGATAATTCACCGATTCTTTATAAACATCCAGTTGATTGTCCATGATACTAATCGTGACCTCTTCATCCTTGCCGGATTGTACTTTGACCGTTTCCGGATCGGATAAGATACTTAACGTACCTTCAGCCAGTTCCGTTCCTTGAGGTAATACAGGAATTGTATATTCTTCCCCATCCTTATATCCATCGTCACGAGTGAAAAGATAACTCATTGTCACACTATCGGTATTCGCGGCCTGCATCGGCAACGTTTCATGGAATCCTTCCGTCAGATTCACTTCCCGCTCCATCCTTGCCTCCCCATCAACACGGAACTGCACATTTCCTTTTATCTGCTGCCCTTCCAAATAATTACGAATCGTTCCGACCAATGCACTCCGGTCTCCATCTATCAGGAAACGGGGAGTTTTCAGCTCCGCCATCAACGGCTTGTAGGAGCGGACGGAACGGCGGAAAGTACCCGTCTGCAAACGATGGTTCATAGCATAGACAACCGCTTCCCATTTCGTCATATTATCAGGGAAAGTCGTTTCAAACCGGACTGTTCCGGTTTTATCCGTAAACAAGCGGGGTTGCCAGAAAGCTACATCCGAGAAGTTCCGGCGCAATCCGCTCAATTGCATCAACTCATTATAGATTTGACCGGCATCCACTTCGTCCTTAGTTTCTTTATCCTGTTCTTCCAGTTTCTCTAAAGGTGCGGAAGCCGGAGCAGAAGAATCCGCCGAGAGTCCGGCAACAGCCCCCGTCAACGAGCGCTTGGCACTTACTCCATATCCAACGACTACCACTTCTTCCAACGCCTGACTATCTTCTTCTAAGGTAATCATCAGGTTCATGCCGGGAGTTGCCATTATTTCCTGTGTTTTAAATCCGATGTAGCTAATCTGAAGCAAATCTCCGCTCCTGCCACAATCCATTTCAAAATATCCGTCCACATTAGTTATCGTCCCTTCCATCGTTCCTTTCACCAACACAGTGCATCCTATCAGTCCTTCTCCTGTAGAATCAACGACATACCCGCAAATCTTTCCTCCATAATGGCGAACATACTGCGTTATCCTCATCGTTTTGCCAAAAGACGGATTCGTTCCGATGAAACCGGCTTCTCCTCCCGCCAAAAGCCATTTGGCAGATAAAGAATCACATTCATGCAATGACAGAGATTCCATACTGACATCCATATAAGTATAAGGTCTTATCTGCAAACTGTCCTGTTTCAGATACTTCCCGTTCTTATAAAGCAGAATAGCATCATAGATACCCGCAGGAAGTTTAGAATATATCCTGCTTTTCCGCACCAGTGTATCCGGGTATACAATTTCCCCGGTAACGCAATCTCTAAAGAACAAGTTTGCCACTCCGGTAGAATCCCTCTCTTCAGGAAGGCGGAAGTTCAGCTTCTTGTCCGGCAAAGAAAAATAAATCCGGGAAGGATGCCAACTGATTCCTTTCCTATGCTCTTCCACCAGCTTACGGAATCTTTCCGGCGACAAGTGGGAATCGTCCAAAGTGGGAATCTTAGCCACAGATGAAAAGTATAAACGAGTCGGACACAACTCGTCATCCTTATACTTATAGACTACATTCCCCTCAAACCCATAAGAGAACCCGCCTTCATGCCGATAGAGTACGCCATTCATATATTTCCAAAGCCCCGGCTCTACCGGCCCTGCCAATATATTCTTCTTATAACGCGGCAATCCCTGAAGTGAAACTGGAAACAAATCTCTATTATGTTCCAGAGAAGTATATCCCCACCCTTCCGCTACGGGAAGCCGGCAGAGATACCGTTCATATCGTTTTTTCTCTTCCGGGGTAAACTTATAATCATAATATTTCCCTTTCTTCTGTCTTAGCCAAACCATTGATACGCCTTGCGGCAACTGATTCATATCAAAACTCAGTATCGTTTTCTTGCCCCGTTCAAAGGCCAAAGAGTCAATAATAAAAGCCCGGTCATGCATCCGTAAAGTTATCTTCTGCTTTCCCCACGGACGAAATACAGGAAAAGAATACTCTTTCGGCTGCTCCGTCCACGAGAAATAACAGGGAACATCGTCCTGCTCAATCACATAAATATCCACCGCTTCCCCGTTCAGCATCACATAAGGAGCAAACTGGGTAGTTCCGTCCGGCGTGTCCGCCGTCTGCCTGAACAGATTTCCCGAAGGATAAGCAAACTGATAATAAGGCAATTTCTCCAAATGAAGCAACTGGTTCCAACGTTTATAATCCAACCTGCCGGTATGCAGATATTCTTTTTGCCGCATCGAATAAGAAGCACGCTGCTCACGCGGACGGGGAGCGCTGCCATAATAAGGCAAATCGGGCACATAATAATTTAATTGACTATTCACGGCAAAAGCCGTCAAGTCCACATTGGCAACCGGATGCCCCTGGATATTCGTTACATTCAGTTTTGTGGTTACTTTCTGTCCGGGATACACGCGTTCGGGCAAATCGGATTCAATCAACAACCGTTCGGAAGGAGAAGTGTACGAGCGTTTCAGCATACATTCCTTATCTCCCATAAAATAGAATATCTCCACGTAATAGACAGAAGACGGGTCTATTTCACCAGAGCGATGTTCCATCTCCTTTCCCGAACCTTTTTGCAATAACCGGTTGCCCTGATATACATACCAGGAAAGTTCCAGTTGCAAAGGATTGGAAAGAGAGACACAGAACGAATCCTTTTCTATTCCGCCATTCAATTTCAGTTTGGAATCCAGTCTGTCGGCAGCAATGACTGTTTCATAATTCGCTTCGGGGATTTTAAACCGATAGTCGGAAACAGATTGGTTGAATGGTTCCCGATAAGGCAAACGTATTTTCTTTACTTCTTTCTTATCTCCATAAACCAGTTCCGCTGCTACCGGACGTTCTACGCCCGAATCAAAGAAAGAAAAGCAGATAGTATCCGCTTGTGTCGTACATTGCACATCGTGGCTGGAATAGTAGAAAGTCGCTTTGTCCTGTTGTTCCAACCGACTATTATCAGCAGTCAGCAACACGACATTTACACTATAAAAGCAGTCGGAAGCGCCGAATATTGCAGAAGGGATATTTACCGAGGCTTTTCCCGAAACATCCAGTTCCGCCTGCACAGACATCAACGTATCCGGCAAAGAGAGGATTTCCGTATAAGATTTCAACACTTGCTGCCTGTTGATGGTAACTTCCACATTCACTTCCCGCAGAGGAAGTCCGTTGGCATCCGTGGCACTAATATCTATCCGGTTGCCCTGTGGCGCATACTGCACGTTCGAAGCCAACTTGACAAGCAACTTATTCCCGTTCAGCTCATAATCCTCGTATTTGAACCCTGTAGAACCGACAATACGTCCCCGCTTGTCACGAAGCTGGATGATATACATCTTGTCCAACTTCAGATTCAATGAATCGTCCAACTGAAATTCTCCTGCATATCCCCCCGGATGATAAGGAGTGACAGGCATTATCTTCTTATAGTCACGTCCGGAAGAACCGGTACGCATCCACAAAGAAAGTTCCTGTTTCAAAGGTCGTTTATGCTCCGAGAGAGCATAAGATTTAAAACGAACCGTCTCGCCCGGTTTATATTTATTCTTATCCGTAATCAGATAACTATAAAATTCCGGGCCGCTTTGCTGACCATAATCATTCCGATACCAAGGCGAAACAAGATGTTTCCGCAAATCAAATACTGCCCGGAACTTGTCTAACTCCACCGTCAGGATATGTTGCTCTTTCTGCGACCAGTTATCATCCGTATACGTCTGGCTGTCTTTATCGTAATATACCGCCCTGCCGCCAACACGTACTTTAGCATCTTTTCTGATTGCTCCTTCGGCATCAACCACTTGGAGAGTCAGCACCCCATACTCTTTGAACAGAAAAACGTGGAAAGGAATCACTGGGGTATACCGGTAATGAACTTCGTTCCGCTCTACATTAGCTAGCAGGAAATGTCCCCTGGCAGGAAGTTCAGTCCACGTTTTAGTGAAACGGGCAAATGGCGTCTGCTGTATTCTGTCCCAATCCTTACGTCCGAGTTTACCTTTGAGAAGCTTCAAGGCATCCTTATTGTTCAATTCGAAAACAACCGTTTCGGGAGAAGCGTCGCTTCCAAGCATCGGTTGTCCGAAAGTCCAGTCAGAAAGAAGCAGTAACCCCAGTAGTAACAGGCTTTTTATTCGAAATCGCATGGTGCTCATAGTACTTAATAGATTGATTCTGAACAAAAATAAAAATAAATATGCGAGTTCACTAATTATCGCCCGATTATTCTACGAATTAGTCTCTCAAAAGAAGATAAGATGGGTATAGATATTTGCCGGAGAATTATTAAGAAAAGTGTAAAGCGTAAACAAAACGCTTAATCAATGTTATAAAACATCTCTTTTTATTTGGATTATTTGCAGATTTCACAGAAGTCCGTATCTTTGCACTGTGTTTTTCATAGTATTAGATTTAAGGTTAACAAAGGTTGGAGCAAGGCGTTGCTCCTTTTTTTATGTCCATACCTCTCCTAAGTAAAGGAAAACCAGTTATTCATAAGGCAGAACAGTTGTTCTGTATCTGTTGCATTTGTCAATCTCATTTTACCGTCAGTGGCTTGCATTTTCAACAGGTTACAATTTGTAACCGCTTCATTTCCCCTTCTTAAGTCTCTGTTTCAGTTTATTCTAATCTTTTCTACTATCTACGTTATCATTCAACAGCCATAGAAGCAGAAATGATTTTATCCAGTTCACGAATAACAATCATTGGATTTTTAAGAATCTCTTTTATTTGAAGCGTATCGTTCCGTAACATATTTACGAGTGCAGGATAATCCGCAAACTCCCTCATCAATGACTTTTTGTGTCTTTTATAAAAGAGAGTACCTTTCATAATAAGGAAACATTTGGCATAATCCATATCTGGTAGCTGATAATAAAAGCAAGGGAGTACTTCCGAATAGCCACTAAGGGGGTCAACAAGGCACCATATCATTCCCACATACCCATTCACATTCTTACCTTGATAAATGGAAAGTAACATAACCGGGTTTTCAGCGATATATCCTTTATATCTTCCAACACCATTGTTGACAAACATAGGTTTCCATACACCGCTTATAGAATCGCCATTCTCTGATTTAATCTCCATCTTTTCTATATTCCTTATTTTATACTTCTCGGACTTGCCTTCTATATCAGAACTGATTTTGACTGAAACAGCCCTATCTGTCAATGGAAAAGAACGCAGATAACCTTCCACGATAGTCGAATCTTTAAGTGTCAGTATCGCATAAAGTACTTTTCTTTCTTTACCGAAAGAACAAACGGAAATTAAAGAGAATATTACCGAGCATAAAAATACTCTTTTCAGAATCAACCTGGAGTTTTTCATAACTTATTCATATTTTGCGCAACAAAGCTATGAATAACGAGAAGAAAAAAACTTGAAGTATTTCAAGACTTTCATTTATATCGAAGCTTTCTTCGTATATTACTGACCGTTTCGGGGGTAACTCCAAGAAATGACGCAATATCCTTTAGTGGTATTTTTTCTTTTAAGTCAGGACAGCGCCTCATTAACTTTATATATCGCTGCTCCGGTGTGTCACAATAAAATCCAAGCAAACGCTGGTACATCTCCGTAAATAAGATTTCAGCAGCATGCCTGCCCATACGCTGCGTATCCATATTAGTTTCCCAAAATTGATTGAGTACATGTATCGGTAACCAATAAACCTCACAATCAGTCATTGCTTGTATGCAGACTGTTGTTCTGCTCCCAAGAATTAATGATGGATAATCACACACAAACTCACCCTGAAAAGAATATCCCATAATATGCTCATTACCATCATCACTAGTACAAGTATAACGAAATATCCCACATTCTATTAATGCTACAAATTGAGTAACTTCATTTTGACGAACGAAATATTCCCGTTTTTTTAAGATACGCAACTGACCCTTTTTGCGGAAAAGTTCCCTGATTGGAGTATAATCAAACTGCTCTATATATAAATTGAAATTTTTCATATTCCGTCTCTATTAGATACTCGGTATTTGTGTCTTTAGTAACTCTTCTATTATGATTTAACGCTATATTATTGCTATACAAATTAGTATATAACAAATAAGCTTCTGCCAAATATAACACAAAGCTCCTAGAAATACGGAACTTACCGTGCTTTTTTTCATATAACTTGATTATTTTATTAATAATCTCTTCCCCCAAAAAGATAGAATGAACACAAATATTTAGCAGGGAACTATCCACAATAGTGTAAAGGATAAACAATTAACCGATTGTGTGACACTTATTTAATTTTTCTATATATCTTTGCCCTAATGAAAATAATCTACCGGCAATGGGAGAATTCAACATATACAACGAAATACTCGATTTCAGCGAGTTCTTCAGTCTGTTTCTCAATAATGGAAAAAGGATTGATTTTAAGAAAAACGACTATTTTTGTAAAGTAGGCGAGCATTTTCCCTTTATAGGTTATCTTGAAAAAGGTTCATTCAGATACACCTGCGATGATTCTAGTGGGAAAGAACATATCCTGTCATACGCATTTGAGAATGAAGTTCTCGGCAATTATTCTCCTTTACAGAATAACAGTCGTGCAATTGCTAATATACAAGCTGTTCAAAACTCTGTCATATATATACTTTCAATATCTGAAGTAAATTCATTTTTCAACAGTAACATAGATGCCCAGCATCTTGGCAGAAGGATAGCAGAAGTTATTCTTTTTTCAATGGCACAAAGACTCAGAGCCATATATTGTGATACCCCGGAAGAGCGGTATCAAGCATTAACAGCAAAATGTCCTGACATATTAAACAGGATAACCTTGCGAGAAATGGCTTCCTATTTAATGATAACACCCGAAACATTGAGCCGGATTAGAAAAAGGATTGTACAGAGAAGTAAATCTTGATTCAAATCAAGGTTATTATCCATTCTTTTGCTGTATTTTGTAGTCAGATAATTTTATATTTTAATTCGATTAGTATAATGAGAACAAAAGAAAGATTTGGAATACTACTACTATTCCTTTATACATTCTGTTTTATCAGTTGTAGTGATGACGACAATGTTGTTGGAGAAATTGTCGTTATGTCTATTTCGTCCAAACTGGTGTGGGTTGAGGTTGTCACTTCAACCGAACATAAAGTTCAGGGTATGATAGAATGCACTATCAAAGATTCTAATGAGAAATTGCGTATTCTTCCCAATCAGATAGAAGGCTTTGAATACCAAAGCGGATATGAATATAAATTAAGGGTGAGGATAACCCCTTTCGATAATCCTTCCTCTAACGGTAGTACAGAGAGGTATGAACTAATAGAGATAATATCTCAAAATAAAATAGTACCATTATTCAATATTCAGCTCATGTATGCAGTTGATGCAGAGCAGAAAGATATTATCGAAAATGATTTAAAGAATAATTCATCATTCTTTGTTGGCGGCAGTTATCTTTTCAATTACGAGCTGACGGCATGGACACTTTTAGATGCAAACAATGTTCCAATAGAAAGTGGGACACTTCAAAGAAAGAGCAATTTTCCTTTGGAGACACCACTACCTGCATCCTATCAACTGTTACAACCGGATGAACAAATAGCCACGTATGCAATATGGTTCTTTTCTTCTATATCGAGATCTGAACAAATAGTGCACCCGTATGATGTCATTATTACATTAATGCCCGGTGGCGGAAGGGATCCTTACTATCGTCTTTGGTTTTACGAAGATTTGACTAATTATTATAAGACTAAATTTCCAAATGCCGGAGTTAAAGGTGTAGTACGCGTTCAACGCCTGAACAATAGCCAATTTACTATATCCTGATTTCATACCATGCAGACATATCACAAAAACAAGTAATACATTTCAATATTAATCGGTAGTATTTGCTACTAACTTCTTTAAGGAAAGTATGTAAATACTACCGATTATATCTTTCCTATAATAATCTGTCTTTCAACACCTGCGGAAGTTCCGGCATCGCCCCGCTCTGCGTACAGACATAAGCAGAAACTTCCACCGCCAACTTATGAGCTTCGGGAACCGGTTTACCGTTAAGTATAGAAGCACAGAAAGCTGCCGTGAAAGAATCGCCTGCCCCTACCGTATCGGCAACAGGAACTCTCGGTGTCTCCTGGAAAGAAACAACACCCGGGGTAAATACATAGCTGCCATTGATTCCGCAAGTCAAAATCAACATCTTCAGATTGTACTTAGCCAACAGAATCCAGCACTTATCCTGCAAGTCGATGCCCGGATAGCCGAACATACGGCTGATGGTCACCAGCTCTTCATCGTTAATCTTCAAGACATTGCAACGTTGGAAAGACTCACGCAACACTTCTTTGGTGTAGAAGTCCTGGCGGAGATTGATGTCGAATATCTTCAGTTGTCCGTCTATATCGGGCATTGTATCCAGAAAGCGGTTGATAGTGACACGGCTTACGTCATTGCGTTGCGCCAACGAGCCGAAGCAGACGGCACGTGTATTCAACGCCAAGCGTTTCAGTTCGTCCGTGAAAGGAATGTTATCCCAGGCAACGCCTTCCTTGATTTCATAACAAGGCACACCTTCAGCGTCCAGTGTCACTTGCACCGTACCGGTAGGGTAATCTACCCGTTCAATCTGAGTATTCAGTTTCTTGTCTTTGAATACTGACATTATCTCATCCCCCAGTTCGTCATTACCTACCGCACTGACTACACGGCTGTCAAAGCCGAATTGTGAAACATGGTAAGCAAAGTTTGCCGGAGCACCACCTATTTTCTTTCCTTCGGGCAGCACATCCCATAGCGCTTCACCCATTCCTACTATTATATTATTCATGATAAACAGAGTTTAATTGATTCCCAAATATAAAATTATTTTCTGATACGGAGCGTATAGAACAGCAGATAAAGCACTCCGATTGTCATAACGGCAATCGCTCCGTTCTGTCCCAGTGAAGTGTCCGAAGCCAGTCCCATCGCCAACGGGAATACCGTTCCACCGAAAAGCCCCATAATCATCAAGCCGGAAACTTCGTTTTTCTTACCCGGCAGATAAAGTAATGCTTGCGAGAAGATAACGGAGAATACATTAGAGTTGCCAAAACCAATCA
The DNA window shown above is from Bacteroides faecium and carries:
- a CDS encoding alpha-2-macroglobulin family protein — encoded protein: MRFRIKSLLLLGLLLLSDWTFGQPMLGSDASPETVVFELNNKDALKLLKGKLGRKDWDRIQQTPFARFTKTWTELPARGHFLLANVERNEVHYRYTPVIPFHVFLFKEYGVLTLQVVDAEGAIRKDAKVRVGGRAVYYDKDSQTYTDDNWSQKEQHILTVELDKFRAVFDLRKHLVSPWYRNDYGQQSGPEFYSYLITDKNKYKPGETVRFKSYALSEHKRPLKQELSLWMRTGSSGRDYKKIMPVTPYHPGGYAGEFQLDDSLNLKLDKMYIIQLRDKRGRIVGSTGFKYEDYELNGNKLLVKLASNVQYAPQGNRIDISATDANGLPLREVNVEVTINRQQVLKSYTEILSLPDTLMSVQAELDVSGKASVNIPSAIFGASDCFYSVNVVLLTADNSRLEQQDKATFYYSSHDVQCTTQADTICFSFFDSGVERPVAAELVYGDKKEVKKIRLPYREPFNQSVSDYRFKIPEANYETVIAADRLDSKLKLNGGIEKDSFCVSLSNPLQLELSWYVYQGNRLLQKGSGKEMEHRSGEIDPSSVYYVEIFYFMGDKECMLKRSYTSPSERLLIESDLPERVYPGQKVTTKLNVTNIQGHPVANVDLTAFAVNSQLNYYVPDLPYYGSAPRPREQRASYSMRQKEYLHTGRLDYKRWNQLLHLEKLPYYQFAYPSGNLFRQTADTPDGTTQFAPYVMLNGEAVDIYVIEQDDVPCYFSWTEQPKEYSFPVFRPWGKQKITLRMHDRAFIIDSLAFERGKKTILSFDMNQLPQGVSMVWLRQKKGKYYDYKFTPEEKKRYERYLCRLPVAEGWGYTSLEHNRDLFPVSLQGLPRYKKNILAGPVEPGLWKYMNGVLYRHEGGFSYGFEGNVVYKYKDDELCPTRLYFSSVAKIPTLDDSHLSPERFRKLVEEHRKGISWHPSRIYFSLPDKKLNFRLPEERDSTGVANLFFRDCVTGEIVYPDTLVRKSRIYSKLPAGIYDAILLYKNGKYLKQDSLQIRPYTYMDVSMESLSLHECDSLSAKWLLAGGEAGFIGTNPSFGKTMRITQYVRHYGGKICGYVVDSTGEGLIGCTVLVKGTMEGTITNVDGYFEMDCGRSGDLLQISYIGFKTQEIMATPGMNLMITLEEDSQALEEVVVVGYGVSAKRSLTGAVAGLSADSSAPASAPLEKLEEQDKETKDEVDAGQIYNELMQLSGLRRNFSDVAFWQPRLFTDKTGTVRFETTFPDNMTKWEAVVYAMNHRLQTGTFRRSVRSYKPLMAELKTPRFLIDGDRSALVGTIRNYLEGQQIKGNVQFRVDGEARMEREVNLTEGFHETLPMQAANTDSVTMSYLFTRDDGYKDGEEYTIPVLPQGTELAEGTLSILSDPETVKVQSGKDEEVTISIMDNQLDVYKESVNYLNGYRYLCNEQLASKLMGLLAYQKFMQNKGEPGKVDKTIKSIVRKLVNNQNKQKLWSWWGNMENTSYWMSAHILRALKLAKDAGYAVDLNLNGLEVNYAHVRPYRGMKLDDIEILHALYEWGVQADYSSAVKLLQPFVRQQEQKEDSLANRYKDYHPRSYLKEKLLLWEIKQQVDSVNVGDSVNRYLKKDILGGVYCDDGRRTSSWSWEGNKMINTLIAYRIIKNDSSLYKLKDKMQLYILRTKERGWNTYQASSAVATILTDILKESKGTIMGTTVSVSGKDNKQITEFPYQARLTAGESLLISKTGNEPLLYSVYSTKRVMDARESDSFKVESTLETDSLVAGMPVALTVTLQVKQEGAQYVMLEVPIPAGCSYASKPVNFSGGEVYREYFKEKTVIFSEKLPIGTYTFTIPLLPRFTGKYTLNPAKVELMYFPVVNANNEGKRIWITERKTKE
- a CDS encoding Crp/Fnr family transcriptional regulator; this encodes MKNFNLYIEQFDYTPIRELFRKKGQLRILKKREYFVRQNEVTQFVALIECGIFRYTCTSDDGNEHIMGYSFQGEFVCDYPSLILGSRTTVCIQAMTDCEVYWLPIHVLNQFWETNMDTQRMGRHAAEILFTEMYQRLLGFYCDTPEQRYIKLMRRCPDLKEKIPLKDIASFLGVTPETVSNIRRKLRYK
- a CDS encoding Crp/Fnr family transcriptional regulator; protein product: MGEFNIYNEILDFSEFFSLFLNNGKRIDFKKNDYFCKVGEHFPFIGYLEKGSFRYTCDDSSGKEHILSYAFENEVLGNYSPLQNNSRAIANIQAVQNSVIYILSISEVNSFFNSNIDAQHLGRRIAEVILFSMAQRLRAIYCDTPEERYQALTAKCPDILNRITLREMASYLMITPETLSRIRKRIVQRSKS
- a CDS encoding DUF4377 domain-containing protein, coding for MRTKERFGILLLFLYTFCFISCSDDDNVVGEIVVMSISSKLVWVEVVTSTEHKVQGMIECTIKDSNEKLRILPNQIEGFEYQSGYEYKLRVRITPFDNPSSNGSTERYELIEIISQNKIVPLFNIQLMYAVDAEQKDIIENDLKNNSSFFVGGSYLFNYELTAWTLLDANNVPIESGTLQRKSNFPLETPLPASYQLLQPDEQIATYAIWFFSSISRSEQIVHPYDVIITLMPGGGRDPYYRLWFYEDLTNYYKTKFPNAGVKGVVRVQRLNNSQFTIS
- a CDS encoding carbohydrate kinase family protein; the protein is MNNIIVGMGEALWDVLPEGKKIGGAPANFAYHVSQFGFDSRVVSAVGNDELGDEIMSVFKDKKLNTQIERVDYPTGTVQVTLDAEGVPCYEIKEGVAWDNIPFTDELKRLALNTRAVCFGSLAQRNDVSRVTINRFLDTMPDIDGQLKIFDINLRQDFYTKEVLRESFQRCNVLKINDEELVTISRMFGYPGIDLQDKCWILLAKYNLKMLILTCGINGSYVFTPGVVSFQETPRVPVADTVGAGDSFTAAFCASILNGKPVPEAHKLAVEVSAYVCTQSGAMPELPQVLKDRLL